Proteins encoded in a region of the Bacteroidota bacterium genome:
- a CDS encoding helix-turn-helix transcriptional regulator, protein MVLKGQKPSKIPKTLTTWGDHIKKQRLELGLLQREVAERLGVTESSVYDWEKHRTDPMVHLIPRITQFLGYTPPLFHRQTTGQKIVAYRHVRGMSQRALALELNVDPGTLGRWERDESFPTGQLKTRLEPFFREIPSYPEISNR, encoded by the coding sequence ATCGTTCTTAAAGGCCAAAAACCGTCGAAGATCCCTAAAACTCTTACCACCTGGGGAGACCACATCAAGAAGCAACGGCTGGAGCTGGGGCTTCTCCAAAGGGAGGTTGCGGAGCGACTGGGGGTCACTGAATCCTCGGTTTACGATTGGGAGAAGCACCGGACGGATCCCATGGTGCACCTGATACCCCGGATAACGCAGTTCCTCGGCTACACCCCTCCGCTCTTCCACCGACAAACGACCGGGCAGAAGATCGTCGCGTATAGGCACGTCCGTGGAATGAGCCAGCGGGCGTTGGCCCTTGAATTGAACGTCGATCCGGGAACGCTGGGGCGGTGGGAAAGAGATGAAAGTTTTCCGACAGGACAACTCAAAACACGGCTTGAGCCTTTCTTCAGGGAGATTCCTTCTTACCCTGAAATATCAAACCGTTAA
- the katG gene encoding catalase/peroxidase HPI, with translation MSNENMCPVHPTGGTTNREWWPHQLNLDILHQQSPKSNPLGSDFNYAKEFRSLDLKAVKKDLHKLMTTSQDWWPADFGHYGPLFIRMAWHSAGTYRTGDGRGGAGNGSQRFAPLNSWPDNANLDKARRLLWPIKQKYGRKISWADLMILAGNVALESMGFKTFGFGGGRADIWEPEKDVYWGSEDKWLGDKRYTGDRDLENPLAAVQMGLIYVNPEGPNGNPDPIAAARDIRETFARMAMNDEETVALIAGGHTFGKAHGAGDAKLVGPEPEAAGIEEQGLGWKSSFGAGKAGDAITSGLEVTWTTTPTKWSNNFFKNLFGFEWELTKSPAGANQWKPKGGAGADAVPDAHDQSKHHAPSMLTTDLSLRFDPAYEKISRRFMEHPAQFADAFARAWFKLTHRDMGPRARYLGPEVPKEELIWQDPIPSVNHKLIDAKDIAALKKKILASGLSVSELVSTAWASASTFRGSDKRGGANGARIRLAPQKDWEVNQPAQLAKVLKTLEAIQSAFNKAQSGKKRVSLADLIVLAGCAAIEKAAKTAGHKLTVPFTPGRMDASQAQTDAASFAVLEPIADGFRNYKKAHFTFSAEELLVDKAQLLTLTAPEMTVLVGGMRVLNVNVGKSRHGVFTEHPEALTNDFFVNLLDMGTEWKAVTKDADIFEGRDRKTGAFKWTATRVDLIFGSNSQLRALAEVYACGDSQEKFLRDFAAAWNKVMNLDRFDLS, from the coding sequence ATGAGCAATGAGAATATGTGTCCCGTCCATCCTACGGGCGGCACGACAAACCGGGAATGGTGGCCGCACCAGTTGAATCTTGACATCCTGCACCAGCAATCCCCGAAGAGCAATCCGCTGGGCAGCGATTTCAACTACGCCAAGGAATTCAGGAGCCTCGACCTTAAGGCCGTGAAAAAAGATCTCCACAAGCTGATGACGACATCGCAGGACTGGTGGCCGGCAGATTTTGGCCACTACGGACCCTTATTTATCCGAATGGCGTGGCACAGTGCAGGCACCTACCGCACTGGAGACGGCCGCGGCGGAGCAGGCAACGGCAGCCAGCGTTTTGCGCCCCTCAACAGTTGGCCTGACAATGCAAATCTCGACAAGGCGCGCCGTCTTCTTTGGCCGATCAAGCAAAAATACGGCCGGAAGATTTCCTGGGCCGACTTGATGATCCTCGCGGGCAACGTCGCCCTGGAATCGATGGGGTTCAAGACCTTCGGTTTCGGCGGAGGGCGTGCGGATATCTGGGAACCGGAAAAGGACGTGTATTGGGGCTCCGAAGACAAGTGGCTGGGGGACAAGCGGTATACCGGAGATCGTGATCTTGAAAATCCGCTCGCCGCAGTGCAGATGGGGCTGATTTACGTGAACCCAGAAGGCCCTAACGGAAACCCGGACCCGATTGCCGCGGCGCGGGATATTCGCGAGACCTTCGCGCGCATGGCGATGAACGACGAGGAGACCGTGGCGCTCATTGCCGGCGGCCACACCTTTGGCAAGGCCCACGGGGCGGGCGATGCGAAACTGGTCGGACCCGAGCCCGAAGCGGCCGGCATCGAAGAACAGGGGTTGGGCTGGAAGTCCAGTTTTGGCGCGGGTAAAGCCGGCGACGCGATCACCAGCGGGCTGGAGGTCACTTGGACCACAACACCAACGAAGTGGAGCAACAACTTTTTCAAAAACTTGTTTGGCTTTGAATGGGAACTGACGAAGAGCCCAGCGGGTGCAAACCAGTGGAAACCAAAGGGGGGCGCAGGCGCTGACGCGGTGCCGGATGCGCATGACCAGTCAAAGCATCACGCACCGTCCATGCTGACGACAGACCTCTCCCTTCGGTTCGACCCCGCGTACGAAAAAATTTCACGGCGGTTCATGGAACATCCCGCCCAGTTTGCGGACGCATTCGCGCGGGCGTGGTTCAAGCTGACACATCGCGACATGGGTCCCCGAGCGCGCTATCTCGGGCCTGAGGTTCCGAAAGAGGAGCTCATCTGGCAGGATCCGATTCCCTCCGTCAATCACAAACTGATCGATGCTAAGGATATTGCCGCTCTTAAGAAGAAGATTCTGGCATCCGGCCTTTCGGTGTCGGAGCTGGTCTCAACTGCCTGGGCGTCGGCCTCCACGTTTCGCGGCTCGGATAAGCGCGGCGGCGCCAACGGCGCACGTATACGTCTGGCCCCGCAGAAGGATTGGGAAGTCAACCAGCCGGCTCAATTGGCAAAGGTGCTCAAGACCCTTGAGGCGATCCAGAGCGCATTCAATAAAGCGCAGTCTGGCAAAAAGAGGGTATCGCTGGCTGATCTGATCGTTCTGGCCGGTTGCGCCGCTATCGAGAAGGCTGCTAAAACGGCCGGACATAAATTGACTGTTCCCTTCACGCCGGGACGGATGGACGCCTCACAGGCCCAAACCGACGCTGCCTCTTTCGCCGTGCTAGAACCGATCGCAGACGGCTTCCGCAACTACAAGAAGGCTCACTTTACCTTTTCAGCTGAGGAGTTGCTTGTTGATAAGGCGCAATTGCTTACACTGACCGCTCCTGAAATGACTGTGCTCGTCGGCGGTATGAGGGTCCTGAATGTTAACGTCGGAAAATCTCGGCACGGCGTTTTCACCGAACACCCCGAGGCGCTCACCAATGACTTCTTTGTGAATTTGCTCGACATGGGGACGGAGTGGAAGGCGGTCACGAAAGATGCGGACATATTCGAAGGCCGCGATCGCAAGACTGGCGCATTCAAATGGACCGCCACGCGTGTCGACCTGATCTTCGGATCGAATTCCCAACTCAGAGCCCTGGCGGAGGTCTATGCATGCGGGGATTCGCAGGAGAAGTTCCTGCGCGACTTCGCAGCAGCCTGGAACAAGGTGATGAACCTTGACCGTTTCGACCTCTCCTGA
- a CDS encoding sigma-54 dependent transcriptional regulator has product MSSKIFPAAPILFVDDEEHFLLSVELTLSSNGITNIETCKDSRQVMQRLSKKYYALVALDINMQHISGIELLRQIVAAYPEIPVIMITAVNSVDSAVQCIKEGAFDYVVKPINEQKLVTTIKRGLELAEIRNENEMLKQSLLRENVEDPEAFKEIMTHSAPIRSIFRYIEAIAKTNLPVLITGETGTGKELFAQAVHKASGRKGELVSVNVAGVDDNFFSDTLFGHKKGAFTGAEQERKGLIEKADDGTLFLDEIGDLSTASQVKLLRLLQDGSYYPLGSDIAKLSDARIIVATHRDIKAMQSDGTFRQDLYYRLKAHHITIPPLRERKLDVPYLIDHFITKAAAELGKKRPTVPKELYTLLNNYSFPGNVRELEGMMVEAISLHTSGILSLESIRKNISEHHQERNSKEGSGSADQQKNDLLFFPGRFPTLEEADDALIEEALKRADGNQTIAAELLGISRRALNNRLRRTDEK; this is encoded by the coding sequence ATGAGTTCCAAAATCTTTCCAGCCGCTCCTATTCTTTTTGTCGATGATGAGGAGCATTTTCTGCTGAGCGTCGAGTTGACCCTCTCGTCGAACGGCATCACAAATATCGAAACGTGCAAGGACAGCCGTCAGGTGATGCAACGACTCTCGAAGAAGTATTACGCTCTCGTCGCGCTCGACATCAACATGCAGCACATTTCCGGCATAGAGCTTCTCCGGCAGATTGTCGCCGCCTATCCGGAAATCCCTGTCATCATGATCACCGCGGTCAACAGCGTCGATAGCGCAGTACAATGCATCAAGGAAGGGGCGTTCGATTACGTGGTCAAGCCGATCAACGAGCAGAAGCTGGTCACGACGATCAAACGGGGACTGGAGCTGGCCGAGATCCGGAACGAAAACGAAATGTTGAAGCAATCGCTCCTCCGGGAGAATGTCGAAGACCCTGAGGCCTTCAAAGAAATCATGACACACAGCGCGCCGATCCGCTCGATCTTTCGGTACATCGAAGCGATCGCAAAGACGAACCTCCCCGTGCTTATCACCGGCGAGACGGGAACGGGAAAAGAACTTTTTGCTCAGGCGGTTCACAAGGCAAGCGGGAGAAAAGGAGAACTGGTTTCTGTCAACGTCGCCGGCGTGGACGATAATTTTTTTTCCGACACGCTCTTCGGCCATAAAAAAGGGGCCTTCACCGGGGCGGAGCAGGAGCGGAAAGGGCTTATCGAAAAAGCGGACGACGGCACGTTATTTCTCGATGAAATCGGCGATCTGAGCACGGCGTCGCAGGTGAAATTACTCCGTCTTCTGCAGGACGGGAGTTATTATCCGCTCGGGTCGGATATCGCAAAACTCTCTGACGCAAGGATCATCGTCGCAACCCACAGGGATATTAAGGCGATGCAATCGGACGGCACGTTCCGTCAAGACCTCTACTATCGGCTAAAGGCACACCACATCACGATTCCTCCGCTCCGCGAGAGGAAGCTTGACGTGCCGTATTTGATCGACCATTTTATCACAAAAGCCGCCGCAGAGCTCGGCAAGAAAAGGCCGACGGTCCCGAAAGAACTGTACACCCTCCTCAACAATTATTCGTTCCCCGGCAATGTGCGGGAGCTCGAAGGAATGATGGTTGAAGCGATAAGCCTTCATACTTCCGGGATCCTCTCGCTCGAATCGATCAGAAAAAATATTTCAGAGCACCATCAGGAAAGAAATTCAAAGGAAGGAAGCGGCTCGGCGGATCAGCAGAAAAACGATCTCCTTTTTTTCCCGGGGAGATTTCCGACACTCGAGGAAGCTGACGATGCTCTTATTGAAGAGGCATTAAAACGCGCTGACGGGAACCAGACGATCGCCGCCGAGCTGCTGGGAATTTCACGGCGCGCACTCAACAACAGGCTTCGTCGAACCGATGAAAAATAG
- a CDS encoding ATP-binding protein — protein MDIEQRYEKLINYLTDYIYTVTVKNGVVVDTFHGPGCVSVTGYTSENYKKDPQLWYRMVHHKDREKVLEQARLALAGKEVSPVEHRIIHKDGTIRWIRNKIVLTKDDSGSLLAYDGLINDITELKRAEIAATIRNQQLKQADKMASLGILVSGIAHEINNPNNFILLNAQLYAKIWKDVTPILDAYYVENGDFSVAGMPYSSSKEKIAQSLEGIFKGSERIQSITAGLTEYAKADSDSLNERVNINKVVEMAILITGNLIKKSTSNFTVDYGKDIPLIRGNAQQLEQVVINLINNACQSLKHPSAGITVSTYFNRTRNKVRIKVEDQGVGIKPDDLKYIMDPFFTTKREMGGTGLGLSVSYNIVKSHGGLLILNSKPDKGTVARASFPPISESSEEIPQ, from the coding sequence ATGGATATCGAGCAGCGATACGAAAAACTGATCAATTATCTCACCGATTATATCTACACCGTCACCGTTAAAAACGGCGTGGTGGTCGATACGTTCCACGGGCCGGGATGCGTGTCGGTGACAGGATACACATCGGAGAATTATAAAAAAGACCCGCAACTCTGGTACAGGATGGTCCATCACAAGGATCGCGAAAAAGTTCTGGAACAAGCGCGGCTCGCTCTTGCCGGAAAGGAAGTCAGCCCGGTCGAACATCGCATTATCCATAAGGATGGTACGATCCGCTGGATACGAAATAAAATTGTTTTGACAAAGGACGACAGCGGTTCACTCCTGGCGTATGACGGACTTATCAACGACATCACGGAGCTGAAGCGCGCCGAGATCGCCGCGACCATCCGCAATCAACAGCTGAAGCAGGCCGATAAGATGGCGTCGCTCGGCATCCTCGTGTCCGGCATTGCTCACGAGATCAACAATCCTAATAATTTCATCCTCCTCAACGCGCAGCTCTACGCAAAAATATGGAAGGATGTCACTCCGATTCTCGATGCTTATTATGTGGAGAACGGCGACTTCAGCGTCGCCGGAATGCCGTACAGTTCCTCGAAAGAAAAGATCGCGCAGTCCCTCGAAGGCATCTTCAAAGGGTCCGAAAGAATTCAGAGCATCACCGCCGGCCTTACCGAGTACGCAAAAGCGGACAGCGACTCGTTGAACGAACGCGTCAATATCAATAAGGTTGTGGAGATGGCTATTCTGATCACCGGCAACCTGATCAAAAAATCGACGAGTAATTTTACGGTTGACTACGGCAAGGACATTCCGTTGATACGGGGGAATGCTCAACAACTGGAACAGGTCGTCATCAATCTCATTAATAATGCCTGCCAGTCGTTGAAACATCCGTCGGCGGGGATCACCGTATCGACGTATTTCAATAGAACGAGAAACAAGGTCAGGATCAAAGTTGAAGACCAGGGGGTAGGAATCAAGCCGGATGACTTAAAATACATCATGGACCCATTTTTCACAACAAAGCGGGAGATGGGAGGAACCGGGCTTGGACTTTCGGTGTCCTATAACATCGTAAAAAGTCACGGAGGCCTTTTGATCCTGAACAGCAAACCGGATAAAGGGACTGTTGCGCGCGCATCGTTTCCTCCAATCTCAGAAAGCAGCGAGGAAATACCTCAATGA
- a CDS encoding ATP-binding protein has product MATHLCPCGNYGNPHHECTCTPMQIQKYMAKISGPLLDRIDIHIEVPAVKVAELGQKKPGEPSDAVRARVICARERQAKRFKKRPGLFSNADMQSKEIREFCTIDSDGEVLLKMAMAKLGLSARAYDRILKVARTIADLGGSDEIRPEHLGEAIQYRSLDRNLWMN; this is encoded by the coding sequence TTGGCAACGCATCTATGTCCCTGCGGAAATTACGGCAATCCTCATCACGAGTGTACTTGCACGCCGATGCAGATCCAGAAGTACATGGCGAAAATTTCAGGCCCGCTGCTCGACCGCATCGACATTCACATCGAGGTTCCAGCAGTGAAAGTCGCCGAGCTGGGCCAAAAGAAGCCGGGGGAGCCGTCTGACGCCGTCCGCGCCCGCGTCATCTGCGCCCGCGAGAGACAGGCAAAACGCTTTAAGAAAAGGCCCGGACTTTTTTCAAACGCAGACATGCAATCGAAGGAGATCCGGGAATTCTGTACCATAGATTCCGACGGGGAAGTGCTGTTGAAGATGGCAATGGCCAAACTAGGACTTTCAGCAAGGGCGTACGATCGAATACTTAAAGTAGCTCGAACGATTGCCGATTTAGGAGGTAGCGACGAGATCCGCCCCGAACACCTCGGCGAGGCGATTCAATACCGGAGCTTAGACAGAAATTTGTGGATGAATTGA
- a CDS encoding transposase has protein sequence MSRSRYKIYNEDQPHFLTATIVEWMPLFTNPEITALVLDSLRFLQKDRQVVLYAYVIMEHHLHLIASSPELKARVKEFKSFTARQIIDYAQGRGFVGLLEKLQDAKEAHKTKSMYQVWQEGSHPQEIYGEKMLIQKIDYIHNNPVRRGYVDEAREWRYSSARNYGGMEGLLEVKTDWRNEE, from the coding sequence ATGTCACGCAGCCGCTACAAAATCTATAACGAAGACCAGCCACACTTCTTAACTGCCACCATAGTCGAGTGGATGCCTCTCTTCACAAATCCCGAGATTACAGCGCTTGTTTTGGACTCGTTACGCTTCCTTCAGAAGGATCGTCAGGTGGTATTGTATGCCTATGTGATTATGGAACATCACCTCCATCTGATTGCATCCAGCCCAGAGCTGAAGGCAAGGGTCAAGGAGTTCAAATCATTCACAGCGCGACAGATCATCGACTATGCGCAGGGTCGGGGATTTGTTGGTCTTCTTGAGAAGTTACAAGATGCAAAAGAAGCGCACAAGACAAAGAGCATGTATCAGGTTTGGCAGGAGGGAAGTCATCCGCAGGAGATCTATGGAGAGAAGATGTTGATCCAAAAAATCGATTATATCCACAACAATCCTGTGCGACGGGGATATGTGGATGAGGCGCGGGAGTGGCGATATTCGAGCGCAAGGAATTATGGAGGAATGGAAGGATTGCTTGAGGTTAAGACTGATTGGAGGAATGAGGAGTGA
- a CDS encoding carboxylesterase family protein, protein MKSLSFLLGICMTAMLIPSQGECANPVLTIEGGKVQGVQTPTQGVIAYKGIPFAAPPVGDLRWKEPQPVLPWEGVKVADKYGDAAEQVTWDPTSFYGKEWRASGSVPFSENCLYLNVWTSAAGQPDKKLPVAMWIHGGGYREGFAFEPEMDGGEEWASRGVILVSVTYRLGVIGFFSHPLLSAESPHHVSGNYGLLDQVAALKWIHANIAQFGGDPNNITIFGQSAGAGSVQSLCASPLSKDLVSHAISMSGGGLGSFRLGNNDLDTAEAENKGMMDYFKKTTLQEMRALSFDSLIEMSKRYGAATKKPMFWGPVVDHYLLNGTFSDEAKAGKIADIPYMFGYTANDLFDMTKAVEDFCALRADQSSKPAYAYQFARQLPGDSSGAFHSSDLWYVFHSFRHSWRPFTAGDQALSNNMVADYTNFAKHGNPNGEGNGVWTPYSAKIPKLMVLDVKGDTASCTMSDKPEYKGSSFKWR, encoded by the coding sequence ATGAAAAGTTTGTCTTTTTTACTTGGGATATGCATGACAGCAATGTTGATCCCAAGCCAAGGTGAATGTGCAAATCCTGTCTTGACCATTGAAGGAGGAAAAGTGCAAGGTGTGCAGACGCCAACCCAGGGCGTTATTGCTTATAAGGGCATCCCTTTTGCAGCGCCTCCTGTCGGCGACTTACGTTGGAAGGAACCGCAACCGGTTCTGCCATGGGAAGGCGTAAAAGTCGCAGACAAATACGGCGATGCCGCAGAACAGGTGACGTGGGATCCCACCAGTTTTTACGGCAAGGAATGGCGGGCCAGCGGTTCCGTCCCATTCAGCGAAAATTGTCTCTATTTAAATGTCTGGACATCTGCCGCGGGTCAACCGGACAAGAAACTTCCTGTTGCCATGTGGATACACGGCGGAGGATATCGCGAGGGATTTGCATTTGAACCGGAAATGGACGGCGGTGAGGAATGGGCATCGCGGGGCGTCATACTTGTATCGGTAACGTACCGCCTCGGTGTTATCGGTTTCTTTTCTCATCCTTTGTTATCGGCAGAAAGCCCGCACCACGTATCAGGAAACTATGGCTTATTAGATCAGGTTGCAGCGCTAAAATGGATCCATGCTAATATCGCACAATTCGGCGGTGATCCCAACAACATCACCATATTCGGACAGAGCGCTGGCGCCGGCAGCGTTCAATCGTTATGTGCTTCCCCGCTGTCAAAAGATCTGGTCAGCCACGCGATCAGCATGAGCGGCGGCGGATTGGGCAGCTTCCGTTTGGGAAACAATGATCTCGACACTGCGGAGGCGGAAAACAAGGGAATGATGGATTATTTCAAGAAGACGACATTACAGGAAATGCGTGCGCTCTCGTTCGATTCATTAATAGAGATGTCAAAAAGATATGGGGCTGCTACTAAAAAACCTATGTTCTGGGGACCGGTTGTCGACCATTACCTCTTGAACGGCACCTTCAGTGATGAAGCAAAGGCCGGCAAGATTGCTGATATTCCTTATATGTTCGGATATACCGCGAATGATTTATTCGATATGACGAAAGCAGTGGAAGACTTCTGCGCACTCCGTGCAGATCAAAGCAGCAAGCCGGCGTATGCCTATCAATTCGCGCGTCAGCTGCCGGGGGACAGCAGCGGTGCATTCCACTCTTCCGATCTATGGTATGTCTTCCACTCCTTTAGGCACAGTTGGCGTCCTTTTACTGCAGGCGACCAAGCATTGAGCAACAATATGGTCGCAGACTACACCAATTTTGCCAAGCATGGAAACCCAAACGGCGAGGGAAACGGTGTCTGGACTCCTTACTCTGCGAAGATTCCGAAATTAATGGTGTTGGATGTTAAGGGAGACACAGCGTCGTGCACGATGAGCGATAAACCCGAATATAAGGGGAGTTCATTCAAATGGAGGTAA
- a CDS encoding glycoside hydrolase family 5 protein: MKSTNEYWLRALGDKIVNQRGDTVCLRGFGLGGMLHMENFIDGYPANEESMRAGLLKVLGEKKYELYFDAFLKSYFTDSDAEYIHSLGLNLVRIPINYRLFEDDMNPGVIKESAFWYLDNVIELCARHQIYTIIDLHAFPGSQNQHWHSDNPTHVASFWIFKEFQDRGVHLWEVIARRYKNQPWVAGYDLMNEPADPSGKKVFPYYKRLRDAIRKIDPKHILFLEGNNYATDFSMFTEVWENVVYTNHDYAVPGFIFGGEYPGHTNGHFYDKDTLEQEFLRKSEFMFSRHVPLWVGEFGPVYTGDPQKDEMRYQILKDQLQYFNKYNVSWCIWLYKDLGRQAVIHQKDGTPYMKLVKNFLAKKDSLGADAWGSTDKDIRQVIEPLEQLFQKEFPEYNPYPNGQKSEIALMVRHILIAEALVPEYCNLFKGLSEEQLKAIAESFRYENYAKRTRLEDILTGREK; this comes from the coding sequence ATGAAATCAACGAACGAATATTGGCTTCGCGCGCTGGGGGACAAAATCGTCAATCAAAGGGGGGACACGGTGTGTTTACGCGGCTTTGGATTGGGCGGAATGCTCCACATGGAGAACTTCATTGACGGGTATCCGGCAAATGAAGAATCCATGCGCGCGGGATTGCTGAAGGTTCTCGGAGAAAAGAAATACGAACTCTACTTCGATGCGTTCCTCAAGAGTTATTTCACCGACTCCGACGCCGAATACATTCACAGCCTTGGACTGAACCTGGTCCGGATCCCCATTAACTATCGTCTCTTCGAGGACGATATGAATCCGGGAGTTATCAAGGAAAGTGCATTTTGGTACCTTGACAACGTTATCGAACTGTGCGCCAGGCATCAGATCTACACGATCATAGACCTGCACGCATTTCCGGGAAGTCAAAACCAGCACTGGCACAGCGACAATCCCACTCACGTAGCATCGTTCTGGATCTTCAAGGAATTCCAGGACCGAGGCGTACACTTATGGGAGGTCATTGCGCGACGCTACAAAAATCAACCATGGGTTGCCGGCTACGATCTGATGAACGAGCCGGCCGATCCTTCGGGCAAAAAGGTCTTCCCGTACTATAAGCGCCTTCGCGACGCGATCCGCAAGATAGACCCAAAACATATCCTCTTTCTTGAAGGAAATAACTACGCCACCGATTTCAGCATGTTCACAGAAGTCTGGGAAAATGTGGTCTATACCAATCACGATTATGCAGTTCCCGGATTCATTTTCGGAGGAGAGTATCCCGGACACACCAATGGCCATTTTTATGACAAGGATACGCTTGAGCAAGAATTCCTGAGGAAAAGCGAGTTCATGTTTTCCCGCCACGTGCCGCTCTGGGTTGGAGAATTCGGTCCGGTGTACACCGGCGATCCGCAAAAAGATGAAATGAGGTACCAGATACTGAAAGATCAACTGCAATACTTCAACAAGTATAACGTGAGCTGGTGCATCTGGCTTTACAAAGATTTAGGCCGGCAGGCCGTCATACACCAGAAGGACGGTACTCCCTACATGAAACTTGTAAAGAATTTTTTGGCGAAAAAGGATTCGCTGGGAGCCGACGCCTGGGGATCGACCGATAAGGATATCCGGCAGGTGATCGAGCCGTTGGAGCAACTGTTTCAAAAAGAATTTCCCGAGTACAATCCATATCCAAACGGGCAGAAAAGCGAGATCGCCCTGATGGTCAGACATATCCTGATCGCCGAGGCGTTAGTGCCGGAGTACTGCAATCTGTTCAAAGGTTTGTCCGAAGAACAACTGAAGGCGATTGCCGAATCATTCCGGTACGAAAATTACGCTAAACGAACGAGGCTGGAAGACATCCTGACTGGCCGGGAAAAATAA
- a CDS encoding carboxypeptidase-like regulatory domain-containing protein translates to MENDAKLSPRWWLVGSILFLLVAVAGYVLWHNYHQGAKDNRLSRSEIAEAIAILKSDSSKSDLDRKKNAIDYVMKKMKPISHAEEDSVRSELMSYSVDKLQLKLDAIYIRTQSYFWLSGDEKYIEVIFWTIFGVLASVLYFSSEAMRGLEFRKEEFYVYVAKVFYAPLISLVIVFSYSLLTASNDVKYDSTSVELLAISFVLGFFSGRAIELLNRLKEVILPAGKSPSSEKQITLTGKIVIPPEATDIDPSKIEVTLASSANPTQKNQVVADVNGRYTFTGIKEGIYDISALAQGKSKAYTASVPKRKLSNDKPDDVENLTLS, encoded by the coding sequence ATGGAAAATGATGCTAAGTTATCGCCGCGCTGGTGGTTGGTGGGGTCAATTCTTTTTCTTTTGGTTGCGGTCGCAGGATATGTCTTATGGCACAATTACCATCAGGGGGCGAAAGACAATAGACTTAGCCGCTCTGAAATTGCTGAAGCGATAGCGATTTTGAAGAGCGATTCATCGAAATCGGACTTGGATCGGAAGAAAAATGCGATTGATTACGTAATGAAGAAAATGAAGCCCATATCTCATGCAGAGGAGGACAGCGTTCGAAGTGAGCTGATGAGTTATTCCGTAGACAAACTACAACTGAAGCTTGATGCTATTTATATTCGCACTCAGTCGTATTTCTGGCTGAGCGGAGATGAGAAGTACATCGAGGTGATCTTTTGGACGATTTTTGGCGTCCTGGCAAGTGTATTGTATTTTAGCTCAGAAGCCATGAGAGGTCTTGAATTCCGGAAGGAAGAATTCTATGTGTACGTGGCAAAAGTCTTTTATGCACCCCTGATCAGCCTTGTAATTGTGTTCAGCTACTCATTACTCACGGCGAGTAATGATGTAAAATATGATTCCACATCTGTTGAGCTGCTCGCTATTTCTTTTGTTTTGGGATTTTTTTCTGGCCGGGCGATCGAGCTTCTCAACCGGCTCAAGGAAGTAATACTGCCTGCTGGTAAGAGTCCATCCTCCGAAAAGCAAATTACACTGACCGGCAAGATTGTTATTCCTCCCGAAGCAACAGATATTGATCCATCGAAAATTGAGGTCACGCTTGCTTCGAGCGCTAATCCGACGCAGAAAAACCAGGTCGTAGCAGATGTAAATGGAAGATACACCTTCACAGGGATCAAGGAGGGAATCTATGATATATCTGCATTAGCGCAAGGCAAAAGCAAAGCATATACAGCATCTGTCCCGAAGCGAAAGCTATCAAATGACAAACCGGATGATGTCGAGAACTTGACGCTTTCCTAA